The window CAGTCGTCGAGCTACGCTGCCCGCGCCGCTGGAGCTCGAATCCCGGCCAAGAtggccctgccgccgccttcCTCGAGGTTGCCGGACTTCCGGCGAGCCTCTCTGGCAGCAGCAGGGGGAGGGTTGGAGAGGGGGCCGGTCCCCGGCGGCGAGCTGGGAGGAGCCGCCCGAGTCGCCCGCGGGGAGGCGACGCGGGGGCAGAGACACTTACCTAATGTTGGCATGCATGGCTCCCCAAGTATCATCATGGAACCAACTTAAATCTCATTTAAGTACAAAGCAATTTTTTCGTTACTGAATCCAGAGGAGTAGGCAAGGATCACTGCATCCAAGCAAAGACGAAAGCTAGTTGTTGCATCAGAGTAAACTAAAATTTAGGCACGTGAACTGGTCACAAACAGGACAATTAAAGTGGGTGCTCGTTATCCTGTTACATGTCATCGAGTATGGACACTAGGAGTATGTCCTTGCAGATTAAACTAATTTTCTGAAATCTGCAGTGTTTTCACTAATCAATTGGCACTTCCACCTCCATCTTTAGCCCTGGATGGTCGATAATCTGAAACAGCAGCACAAGATGTTTTCAGGCAAGGTCTGCATACAAAAGAATTATTGTCTAGGAAAGCTCTATTCTGATAAGTGCTACTGTGCGAGAATATAACATGGTCAAAGAATTTACAGAGCACGGTAGTATATAGTAAGTATATTGgacaataatatatatatagaagCTATGCTGAGGAGACAGAAAAGAGTTCCTGTACCTGGATAAAGTCTTCTACTGAAAATGAGCAATCCTTTGTGTACCCCGCTTCTTCTAGTACCTTAGTTACTACTTGCTGCAAGGCATCACAATATGATTTGTCTCACATTGATATTCTACTTccatatattaaaaaaaaaacacaatagCCTTATTACGATCCTGGGAAATGtaccaaaaaaatattaattgGGTACCTCACAATTTATATAACTAGTGACACCTCTTCTATCTTTTCGTGAAAAGAAAAATTGAGCTAGTATGCTTGTGTTCAACATTTTCGGTGCGAAATTATGACCATTTCACTAGCTTCAGAAATCTGTAGTCAGCTCTGAACACCATAGACACCTTTGAAGAAAATACAAAAGGTATAGTATATACAAACACAATTTAGTTAAACCATGTTGTACTAACATTTTAATTAAAGAAGCCATCGAAGATGTACTCTTCTGAACATAAATTGGATAAGAATGGGGGAAATATCAAAATGACTCCTTTGTTTACTAGGAAAATGGTCAGACAGAATACTTGTTGTAGGTTAAGAATGCATAGAAAGTATATTTCTGGATTTTTCATCTCTTAGGAATACAATGTGGCCTCGTAAACTCTTATTTTAACCACATTTCAGAATCCGTGCAAACTATCGTTATACAGTGCTCATAAATGGACTGCAAACCATGCTATTTCCACTTTATGCAACTCTAAAAGAACCTACAGTTTAATGTCAGTGTTTCTTTACATTGGTAACAAAATACGAAATTTTGTAATATGACATGCGAGTACCTCTCTTTGTTGATCGGACATGAATGACCCTGTTAGGTCATGTAAAACTTCTAGCAGGTCCTTGAAGGTTACTTTTCCCTTGCCATCAATGTCGTAAACCTTAAATATCACtgcttcacaaaaaaaaaaggatcaaaCATTCAAACGGAAAGGAAATAAAGAATACAAACATGATAGTGAGGGATTACATTCGATCTTCTGCCGAAGACTGGCCTTTGCACTGAAAGTAGAAAGAAAGGCAACAAAATCTTTAAAGTTCAATCCATCAACCATACGTAGCAACCTCTGAAAACAAATAAAGAGAAACTCAAAATGGCAATCAAAAGCAACATATTGGTTGAATCATTTGAGTCAGCACAGTGTCTGTCCTGGTAGAACTTTGTCATGTAACTAATGATATCCACAAATTAGTAGAGTGGTAAAGGAAACTGGAGTAGCAATTTGTTTAATCTCGAGCTAGTTAACTTCTTGTTGGAAGTGATTTCTTTACATTGCACGGTACTAATTCAGAGTGTGATGGCATACTCTACCACAAAAGCTTAGACGTACACTCAGGTTTCTCAGGTTTTATGTATAGTGCTGTAGCTGTGCATCCTCTTGGTGAAGTTGTTCTTGTCAGCACAGCTGAAAATGTTCTTCAGCAAATCTGCAGGGCAGCAAAATACTGCACTTCGCGGGGAACCCAACTGAGGCCCCGTTCActtctcaaaaaaaatttctacagtacccgtcacatcgaattttcggacacatgcatggaacattaaatgcagttgaaaaaaatagttaattatacagtctaactgattagcacgagatgaatcttttaagcctaattagttcatgattagacattatttgtcaagtaacaacgaaatatgctacagtaacttgTCATCGCCTTTTCGCGGACTGAACGGGGCCTGAACATGTCTAAAGAAAAACACAGTAGAGTTGACCATCCATCCATGATAACATTAACCAAAGAAACTTTATGTACATCTGATATCGGTAAATTGTGCTACCATTGCCTAGCTACCTAATAATGCTTGCAATAGTGGCTAACAGTAGGTAAGGTGTCTTCTGTCTTTCCTTTgtattttgattttttattcTTGGACTAAAAGCTTATCTCCATTCAGTGTTAGGTACTACAGTAAATCAGTAGTAGCTCTCTGAGGGCAAATATGTAAAAAAACAATAAAAGGGGAGCAAAGAGCAGCACTGTGGCAACAGCACCAAGAGCAGTAGTACTACATAAATCGAAACGTACAGTACAGCCCAACTAACGGATtgccaagaaaaagaatgggacaAAATCACAACATTCCTTTCTGTTTCTTGAGATGCAAACAAAGCCACAGGGAACTTATCCGGGACGAAACAGGTGGGCCAGGGGTAAGGGTcccttttggtttcttcctaaTAGATCCTAGAAagcactttgaccgctaattagtggtattaaataaaaacagtttacaaaacta is drawn from Panicum virgatum strain AP13 chromosome 1N, P.virgatum_v5, whole genome shotgun sequence and contains these coding sequences:
- the LOC120657511 gene encoding calcineurin subunit B-like, whose protein sequence is MGNASSMLTQYDIEEVQEHCNYLFSQQEIVSLYERFCQLDRSAKGFISEDEFLSIPEFSLNPLSKRLLRMVDGLNFKDFVAFLSTFSAKASLRQKIELIFKVYDIDGKGKVTFKDLLEVLHDLTGSFMSDQQREQVVTKVLEEAGYTKDCSFSVEDFIQIIDHPGLKMEVEVPID